The window ACGACTTGCGGCTATGGATTCTGACGAAAAATGAGTCTTACTAGGTTTCAACCGGATACTTGTTGTGTTTGTGTATATGCACGATGCGGGAAGTAGTGTCGGTATGATGGTCGTAGTGTATGGTCACAGGGAGAaatatacatatatatgTCTGAATGTTTCATTTACAGAATCCCCTCCGTTTAACAGAAGGACTCTGGAGTCTTTGGAGAAGAGTGCTTCTTATTTTATGTGGCCGAAGGGGGTCATGGCATCACCATACGACTATTGTAGCCTCGGTTCCTTAGCCCGCAAAATTATCGGATCCGAGCTCTCCATAGCCCACGGTTCCGCCTTTGACCGCATCATGATGGAAAAATAATGGACGAAGCGCAGTCTTGGGTCGGTTGGTGACTGACGGCCGGCAGCCGACAGCCGCGACAAACAGGAGAAATTAATAATCAAAGTGGAGGAGCAGGAGCTATTTCTAAATTAGCCTTGAATTAGACAAACAAACTACAATGGCGACAGCAATAAATGAACGGAGAAATTACGTGCCCTTTCTCCACTAGCGCTTGGCGTTCGGCCTCGTTTTCATGACCGAGCAAATTTTTCCTTCAGCTTTTTCCGTGCTCATTTCTTCACTGCCGTGCGTGCCTTGCTTTTCCTTTAGCATCGTACCATACTAATAATGCTGGGTGTGCTTAACATGGACAACACAGGACGGAATATGGGACCACCACTTGTCAGACGTGATTCTTTTAGGGATGATGAGCCGACCACGTTCAGCCCTCCCTTACAGGATTCGGCCACCACGCACTACTTTTTATGCATCAGGACAATCCGGAACGCTGAGCAAGCAAGTATCGCCATTTAGCCGGCAGTGCGCGGTGCGCGGCACGGTTGATCATCCTGTCGAGCAGCAAACACCCGCCCACCCGCCTGTCCACAACCCGTATAGAACTAACGTGTGTGTGATAGCTACTACATTGCCCAGCCCATCAAAGTCTGGATTACCTATCACAGCACGTAAATGGTGCAGATAAGAGTTACGGCTATGCATATGATGATCGCCGAGTCAGCGTTCAACTCAAACGAGGCCGAACTTAGCTAATAGCCGCTGCCCGTCGGTCCCGCAAACACCACGCGTTTCAGCCAGAGAATTTAAAACCCAGCTACTCTCCCCACATATTttccccctccccctccttttccctctttctctttcatTATCCaatttccttcttcctttccccTATATCTGGCCTGCCGTATCGTATAATATATTGAAGCTCTATATAGACTGAGCCAACCCACTATAGTAGTATCTCTACTCCGACTCGCCACAAAGATGTCAGCTGCAGGCGTTCCAGCCGAGCTCAATAATCTGGGTGCGCCCATCACAGCCACCACTCAGAATCCGTCAGGTCTGGCGAACTTCCAAGTCAGCTCTGATCTTGCACCTTCCGCTACTCAGCATGACGAACACCGATCGTCGGCTGGCAATACACTCGCTGACGAAGAGGGCGATAAGTCGGTCGACGCCGAAAAAGTTGAGGCAATGTATTCGGGAGACAGCAAACAAAAACGTCTTCCTGCTGACTCTAGCGAGGATATCGTTGCCGAACTCGAACCCCACCACGTCTCTGTTCATCGCGGAAAGGAAGAATTTGCCGCCCTGGAGCGCAAATACTCTACTCTTTCCCAACAATCCCAACACGAGCTCCATCGCCCCACTACCCGTCATTCTATCCGATCCAGCTTCTCTCGCAAGGATCGTGTCGTCTCCCGTCTCACTCAAGATGAGGCCGAAAAGGCCAAGGAAGGTGAAGGCGAGTTCAATCTGGTTGAGGTGCTTCGTTCTAGTAGGGAGAACCAGGATGAGGCTGGTATCAAGCGTAAGGCGGTCGGTGTGATTTGGGAAGACCACGAAGTTATTGGTGCCGGTGGTATGAGGATCAACATCCGGAATTTCTCATCCGCGATCATTGAGCAGTTTATGATGCCTGCTCTCAAAGTTCTTGGTATCTTTGGCGTAAATCCCTTTGCACCCAAACCCAAAAATATCTTGTATCCCAGCTCCGGTCTTCTCAAACCTGGAGAGATGTGTCTGGTCCTTGGTCGACCCGAAGCTGGTTGTACTACCTTCTTGAAGACCATCACTAACCAGAGAGCTGGCTACATGGAGATCAAGGGTAATGTAGAATATGCCGGTGTCGGGTGGAAGGAGATGCGCAAGCGCTATGGCGGGTAAGTCAGCGAACCTTCCTTTGTCGAGAGAATACTGCTGATCCGAATTCAACAGTGAAGTTGTGTACAATCAAGAAGATGACGACCACCTGCCTACGCTCACGGTAGCACAGACCATCCGTTTTGCCCTTGCTACAAAGACCcccaagaagaagatccCCGGTGTTTCTGCCAAGCAGTTCCAAGATGACATGCTTGacctccttctttccatGCTAAACATCAAACACACTGCTAACACGATCGTGAGCACCTTTTAATTGTCAGTTTATCGGAAAATTAATGTAGTGTATAGGTCGGCAATGCCTTCGTTCGAGGTGTTTCCGGTGGTGAACGAAAGCGTGTCTCCATCGCCGAAATGTTCTGTTCTGGCGCCACTGTCTGCTCCTGGGACAACTCTACTCGAGGTCTCGATGCTTCCACGGCGCTCGATTACGCCAAGTCTCTTCGACTTCTTACTGACATCATGGGCCAGACCACCTTTGTCTCTCTCTACCAAGCCGGTGAAGGTATTTACGACCAGTTTGACAAGGTTCTCGTCCTCAACGAAGGTCACGTTGCCTACTTCGGTCCAGCTAAGGAGGCTCGTCAGTACATGATTGGCCTCGGTTATATGGATTTACCCCGTCAAACTACTGCTGATTACCTCTCCGGCTGTACTGACGTCAACGAACGACGCTTCGCTGACGGGAGGGACGAAACAAATGTTCCTGCCACCCCGGAAGAAATGGGCAAGGCTTACAAAGAGTCTGAGATCTGTGCTCGTATGAACAGAGAGCGTGAGGAATACAAGCAGCTCATGGCCGAGGATGCCACTGTCAGGGAGGACTTTAAGCAGGCTGTGCTTGAACAGAAGCACAAGGGAGTCGGTAAAAAGTCTCCTTACACCgtctccttcttccaacaaatcttcatcatcttcaagcGTCAAGTGAGTTATATTTTTGTAcacaaaaaaaaatcaaagGTAGCTAACTGTCGCCATCCAGCTTCGTCTCAAGTTCCAAGACCACTTTGGTATCTCCGTAAGAGACATTAATATTTTGCATTATACCAAGTTCTAACTAATTTTGATCTGATCCCATGGATAGACCGGTTACGCCACTTCTATTGTAAGCATCGTCATCATAAATAACTCGTCACCATCTGATGGCCTTTTATAGATTATTGCTCTTATTGTCGGCTCTGTTTACTTCCGTCTTCCCGAAACTGCTTCCGGTGCCTTCACCCGTGGTGGTCTTCTTTTCTTGGGTCTCTTGTTTAGTGAGTATGTTCTTTGAGCAAGCGGCTCTTTACTAATGATGTATGAAGATGCCCTTACCTCTTTCTCTGAACTGCCCAGTCAAATGTTGGGTCGATCAGTCTTGTACCGTCAAAACGAATACCGATTCTACCGACCCGCTGCCTTCGTGAGTTTTGCTCTAAAAGCTCTAAAAACCTAATAACTGATTGTATCATGTAGGCCGTCGCTTCCGTTTTAGCCGATGTGCCCTATAACGCGTCtgtcatcttccttttctctaTCGTTTTGTATTTCATGTACGTATTCATAGCTCTCAAAAGCTGAAGTCTGTCACTAACTCCCTATGTGTTGCAGGGGCGGTTTGTACTCGTCTGGTGGCGCATTCTTTATTTTCTACCTTTTCGTCTTCCTGACGTTCATGGTCATGTGTACGTCGTTTCGACCCCCAAGTAATCACATTCGGTATTGATTATGTGCTACAGCTGCATTCTTCCGTACCTTGGGTGTGGCTACCTCCGATTACAATGTGGCTGCACGTCTAGCTTCTGTACTCATCTCCTTCATGGTTACCTACACaggttatatggtgggtGTATCGCTTTTAATCCGACAATGCCTCCGCTGAATTCCGGCTACAGATCCCCGTGCAACAAATGAAGAGATGGCTGTTTTGGATTTTCTGTGAGTTACATTGTCAGACAACAGTGGAACGTAGTCTGAAGCAGCTCATAGATCTGAACCCTCTGTCTTACGGATACGAGTAAGTCCGGGCCAATACTTTCTACCCATGATAACCAGTTATAACTGATCATCACACAGGGCTATCTTTGCCAATGAGTTCTCTAGGATTGATGTTAGTCATTTCTTGAATTATAGCGAGAAGATCACTCACTTTTCTTTAGCTCACTTGTGACTCAAGTTACACTATTCCTCGCAATGTTCCCCAAGCCGGGATTACTGGCTATCCGTAGGTTAATGAATAAGCGCTGAAGTGTCTCGCTAAAACATTGATCAGTGACACCTTGGGCCCCAACCAGATGTGTTCTATATTTGGTAGTACCCCGGGTAATCCCAATGTCAGCGGTTCCGACTACATGGCTGTCGGTTATAGCTACTACAAGGCTCACATTTGGCGAAATGTACGTAGGGACAACATACGGATAATGTGATTACTAACATTCGTGCGATAGTTCGGTATTCTGGTCGGTTTCTTTGTGTTT is drawn from Cryptococcus gattii WM276 chromosome A, complete sequence and contains these coding sequences:
- a CDS encoding ATP-binding cassette (ABC) transporter, putative; Pdr11p (Similar to TIGR gene model, INSD accession AAW41207.1), producing MSAAGVPAELNNLGAPITATTQNPSGLANFQVSSDLAPSATQHDEHRSSAGNTLADEEGDKSVDAEKVEAMYSGDSKQKRLPADSSEDIVAELEPHHVSVHRGKEEFAALERKYSTLSQQSQHELHRPTTRHSIRSSFSRKDRVVSRLTQDEAEKAKEGEGEFNLVEVLRSSRENQDEAGIKRKAVGVIWEDHEVIGAGGMRINIRNFSSAIIEQFMMPALKVLGIFGVNPFAPKPKNILYPSSGLLKPGEMCLVLGRPEAGCTTFLKTITNQRAGYMEIKGNVEYAGVGWKEMRKRYGGEVVYNQEDDDHLPTLTVAQTIRFALATKTPKKKIPGVSAKQFQDDMLDLLLSMLNIKHTANTIVGNAFVRGVSGGERKRVSIAEMFCSGATVCSWDNSTRGLDASTALDYAKSLRLLTDIMGQTTFVSLYQAGEGIYDQFDKVLVLNEGHVAYFGPAKEARQYMIGLGYMDLPRQTTADYLSGCTDVNERRFADGRDETNVPATPEEMGKAYKESEICARMNREREEYKQLMAEDATVREDFKQAVLEQKHKGVGKKSPYTVSFFQQIFIIFKRQLRLKFQDHFGISTGYATSIIIALIVGSVYFRLPETASGAFTRGGLLFLGLLFNALTSFSELPSQMLGRSVLYRQNEYRFYRPAAFAVASVLADVPYNASVIFLFSIVLYFMGGLYSSGGAFFIFYLFVFLTFMVMSAFFRTLGVATSDYNVAARLASVLISFMVTYTGYMIPVQQMKRWLFWIFYLNPLSYGYEAIFANEFSRIDLTCDSSYTIPRNVPQAGITGYPDTLGPNQMCSIFGSTPGNPNVSGSDYMAVGYSYYKAHIWRNFGILVGFFVFFMFLQMMFIEYLEQGAKHFSINVYKKEDKDLKAKNERLAERREAFRAGQLEQDLSELKMRPEPFTWEGLNYTVPIPGGHRQLLNDIYGYVKPGSLTALMGASGAGKTTLLDVLASRKNIGVIEGDILMNGRPIGTDFQRGCAYAEQQDTHEWTTTVREALQYSAYLRQPQHVPKQEKDDYVEDIIELLELQELADAMIGFPGYGLSVEARKRVTIGVELAAKPELLLFLDEPTSGLDGQSAYNIVRFLKKLCAAGQKILCTIHQPNALLFQSFDRLLLLQRGGECVYFGDIGPDSKVLIDYLERNGAKVPHDANPAEFMLEAIGAGSRKRIGSDWGEKWRNSPEFEEVKREIQELKAEALAKPVEEKSSRTEYATSFLFQLKTVLYRTNVALWRNADYQWTRLFAHLAIGLIVTLTFLQLDNSVQSLQYRVFAIFFATVLPALILAQIEPQYIMSRMTFNREASSKMYSSTVFALTQLLAEMPYSLGCAVSFFLLLYYGVGFPYASSRAGYFFLMILVTEIYAVTLGQAVAALSPTILIAALFNPFLLVLFSIFCGVTAPPPTLPYFWRKWMWPLDPFTRLISGLVSTVLQDQEVVCKDGEYQIFPAPSGQTCQQWAGAFAEAVGGYINNPDSTDDCQFCQYRTGQAFFIPLEISFSTRWRDFGIFICYVIFNILVLLIAARFLKWQRR